Below is a genomic region from Pseudomonas sp. JQ170C.
TCGCCAGCGGCTATGGGGGGAGGTCGCTTTCGCGGGGCAAGCCCGCTCCTACAGGCGAGCGGTACTGCGAGATATTTGTAGACCCACTAGACCATTTATCCGCCAAATCAAGCTCCGCCTCCGTATCTCGGAGTATTCCTATTTCTGCCGTCCGGGGCCTCCATTACATTGCCTGCATGCCCCATTGGTACAAGGGCGTCTGGCTGGCATTGGATGCTTACTCTCTGCGCGCGAGGGCGATGTGCGGATGGTCCTGGATTTACGCTGTGCAGTGCACACGATCAGATCCCCCCATAGCCTTCTGCGGAAAAAACAGCAAGGTAGGACGTATGAAGTTTTTTATTGGTTTAACGTCGAAAGTTTTAGCGTGCCTGGCGATTCTGGTATCGCAACAAGTGGGTGCGGCTGACAGAACGTTGACGTTTGTGTATTCCCCTAATCCTGCTAACCCAGGTTCCAACCAGTTCATAAATACAACACCCAATTCGGGGTATTGCAGCGACCGGCCTTCCTCTTGTTCCTCTGGAGAAAAAAGTATAACGGCAGGTATCACTTCTATTCGTACACTCATTCCGACGCCTCCTCCTTCGCTCGAGCAGGGGGGGTCGTTCAAATTACCCGGCGGCTGGCATGACATCGAGGTCTCTAACGGGAGTGAGCATGCACCACTAAGGTTTCGCATCACCGGGATCAAGGCGACTCATCAGTTCGGTCAAAATGTATTGGATCTAACTGGTATGGGCTCGTTGGAGCAGGCTCATAACGCACTATGGCAAGGAGGTCACTGGGCGAACGCGGCCTCTCCATGTAGTTTCGGCGGAACCGCCTATATAACCGTTACTTTTCAAAATTTTTATTGGAATATTCCAGCGTCTGGCACTTCCCGGTGTGGGAAGATTAATAATTTCAATCTTGTCAATTTTTGGATCAACAATTTCGGCTTTAAGTATGTGGTGGAAATGCCCGACCCTCAGTCACTGCCATCTGGTCGATACACTGGGACTAAAACATTCAGCTTTGGCCCTGGGGGGGATTTTGATTTCGGTGGGGTAGCAATGGCGCCTCAAGTGTTGAATTTGAATTTTGATGTTACTGTCAACCATGTGCTTGAGGCCAGTTTTCCACCAGGTTCCAGCACTGCAGCACTTCAACCCCAGGGCGGTTGGCTGCAGTGGCTCCAGCGCGGCAGACGGCCGGAGAAGTTGAGTATCGATCAGCACTTCCGCTTCTCGACCAACAATGCGTTCAAAATGCATATCGAGTGCCAGTACACCGTGGGTAATCAATGCGGGATACAAAACGGCAGCGGCCATCAAGTGCCGGTAGAATCCCGCGTCACGCTGCCCGCCGGCATCAACAACGCCAGCGGCCAGCCGGCCAACCGCCAGTTGTTGAGCCCTGTTGACAAGCACGTGTTCACGCCGACGCGGCTGGTGAACGATAGTCGCGCCCAGCTGCACTTTGAAGTGGGCCGTGATGATGTAAAAGACATGATCGACCATCATTCCGGCAGCAAGTATTCGGGCAATGTCACGGTTGTTTGGGATTCCGATATTGCAGCGCCGTAGCCGCTGCCGAGGAATGAGGCTGCGATCGACTGCTCATCCATCGCCAGACGGCTGCCTCTGGGGCCAGGGTGTTGTGTGAATGGCGGCCGCATTGCGGCCGATCGCAGGCTGTCGCCAGCGGCTACGGGGGGAGGTCGCTTTCGCGGGGCAAGCCCGCTCCTACAGTGAAGGTGTTTTATCGCAGTCGGTTTGTTTAGGAAGTGGCGGGCTTGTTTTTAGGAGCATTCTTATTTTTGCGCGCCACTGCCTGGGTTAAATTGGTGAAATCCTTCGCGCGTTAAGTTCGGCGTGGTGGGTGTGCGCCTGACTATTATTTTGCGGTCTACGCGCTCCGGGCTCGACCTCGGCAATATTGAGTGTTGGCAGAGTCTTGCTGCTATTTTTCCGTGTGTCGAATGTGAGCTTGATCTCTCAGTATCAAATAGGATTGGTTTTGAAAAAGTTTATTGTTTTCGTATTGTTCAACCTGTCTGCCGCTACGGCATTCGCCGGCCCCAATATCAATGTCGGCACTATTTATGACTACCTCGACGGGGACAAAAGCACCTACCTCAAACGGGTTTATAACGGTGGCGACAGTACCGCCTTCGTGCGGGTGAGTATCCATGAAATGGTCTTCGATGCCGATGGCAAGTCCCGTGAGCTGCCCATGGTGGAGAAGGGCGCTGCGGCCAACCCCGAAGGCCTGATTGCCAGCCCCGCGCGCCTGATCGTGCCTTCCCAGGGGATGCAGGGCACGCGTCTGCTGTATATGGGCAAGCGTGACAAGGAGCGCTACTACCGCGTGCGTTTCGTGCCCGTGGTGCCGGAAAAAGAAGACCAGTTCGCCATGACCGACGAAGAGCGTAAAGACTACAAGCAGAGCATGTCGGCCGGGGTCAATGTGTTGACGGCCTACGGCATCATCTTCTTTGTTCGCCCGCAGGACAGCCGCTTCGATACTAAAATCGAGAACACCACGGCGAAGTACAAAGTCACCAATGCTGGCAACAGCACCATTGTGCTGGATGAGTTCAAAAGTTGCGTGGTGGGCAAGCCCGGTGAGTGTTACCCGACCACGAAACATCATGTACTGCCAGGAAAAACCTTCAGCGTTGATAAAGAAGCGGGTCGTGAATACACCTTTGACCTGATCGAAGGCGGCGCGCCCAAGCGGATGAAGGTTGCCAAGGGTTAATCACCACTCATGCAGTTCTAACGTGTTAGTTAATTATAACTATAAGTCGGTGGCGCACTACGCTCAACCGGGCCTGTGGGTGAGTTGTTAATAAAGTTGGACTATCCTTGTATTTATTAAATGTCGGCCTGGAAGCCGCACGCTCGCATCAAGCCCGTTCGCGTATTCGCTTGGCTGGACGCCTGTCCGTTCACTCAACGGTTCAGAGGTTATCGGAGGCTTTTGATGTACGCTAAGCGGCTGATTCGCATCATGATTTTGGACGACCACCCGGTCGTGTTGCATGGAATAGAACTGATCCTGGGGCGCGAGGCCGACCTGCAAGTGGTGGGCTCGTTCAGTACCAGCCAGCAGTTGATGGACGCCTTGCACAAGCAAGAGGTCGATCTGATCTTGATGGACTACCTGCTCGGGCCTGGCGAGATCGACGGCCTGAACCTGATGCGCGGCTTGCGTGTACGCTTCCCCGGCGTGCGCCTGCTGGTGATGTCTGCGCTGCATACGCCGGCTGTGGTGGCGCTGGTGATGCGCCGCGGCGCCCATGGCTTTATCGGCAAGGACCTGGAAACCGCCCGGTTGCCGGAGGCCATTCGCAAGGTGGCCAGTGGAAACCATGCTGCGCATTCACCTGCTGCAGAACGGGTTCTCGTTGAGCGACCCAGCCATGGAAGAAGCGCTGTACGAAATCACTTTGATGCGCCAGTTTGCTCGCCTGACGCTCAGCGCTACTATCCCCGAAGACACCACATTCATTAGTTTCCGGCACCCGCTGGAGAAGCACCAACTGGCTTCGGGGATTCTGGAAACCATCAACAATTACCTGCGGTTATACCGGCGTGGATAAACGGCCGGAGCATGACGGACGGCCTGTGATCTGGCAGATTGCGGCTAGTCGTAGCACCTACAAGCACTTGAGCAAATGCAGCGTGCTCCACAAAGCCAGACGCAAGATCGAGAAGGTCGAAGCGGAGATGCGAGCGAAGGTCGAACATCCATTTCGTGTGATCAAGCGCCGGTTCGATTATGTGAAAACCCGCTTCCGTGGCTTGGCCAAGAACATGGCGCAATTGACCACGCTATTTGCCCTGTCGATTCTGTGGATGGTGCCCCGGCAATTACTGCCTTGTGTGGGACAGGTGCGCCCATGAGGGCAGATAACCTAGGCTTTGCCTTGGTTATCCAATAATCAGCGGCTGAAAATCGGGCTTTTCGACATCCCCAAGCCGCCCATTTACGGTTGATGAGCAACTTGCTCGGAGTTTCCCTAACTAGGAGTAATCCGATCCCGCTGGCAAGAGGGATCCAATAATATTGGGTGACGTACGGCATGGCCACCGGCAATTCATTCGGTGGCCTCTTTACTTGTAATGCCAGGGAGTTTGCAGCATGGCGAGAAAAAGACCTGTGGGTCGTGAGTTGTATTTGTTCCAAGATGATGCTGGCAAGTCCGTCGATAATCTGGTGATTTCATCGCATGGCGAATATATGCCACGTCCAGAGTTTGGCCGGCACACCGGCCTGGCGCGAAACATACCCGGGTTAGGCGGTTGGATTGAGGTCCCTGCCGGCGTGACGCTATATTTATATGGCCCGCACAAAAGTGCCCTGAGTGTTCCAGGCATGGCTACGGTTATGTCGAGCAAGTTGAACCACCTGGAAACCCTGCGCAGCCCGCAGAAAATCCGAAACTATCGCCTTTCCAAGTTTCAAGATGGCTATAGTTCCGAAACGTACGGCAGCATAGAAGAGGATATCGATCAAAATCGTAGATGCGTCGACATACGCGAGAGAGCCGTGAGCATGCGTGATCAAACCACCTTGGCCATGATTGCAGAAAATTTCCCTGTGCCGTTTCCTCGATTCGATATCTTGACCATTCGCAATCGCGCATGGATGTACTCCATAACGCTTCATGATGTGCTCAAGGCGTTGCGTCAAGAGGGGTATCGGTATTCCAACATACACTGTGTTTTTTGTCGTAGTCCTATCGTAGGGCCCAAGCCCTTATTCAAACCTAACGTGATTTGATCGACGTTACGCCGTCGGCATTGCGTAACCGGCGTTACGCAATGCCGACGTCGTGAAGTGGGTCACCAGTGCTCGGGTGTGTAGACAGGCTCGGTCCCAATGATTCGACTGCGGCAGAAAACACAATGAATATTGGAATACCGAAACCCCCAACGCTCCAGCGCCTTGAACACATCCTGAAGCGATACGGTGTACATCCATGCGCGATTGCGAATGGTCAAGATATCGAATCGCGGAATAGTGCCGGGGAAGTTTGCTGCAATCATCTGCAAGATGGTATTACCACCGTAACTCATGGCCTGCCCGCGCCCGCCGGCGCTGCGACGATTCAGGTCAATCTCTTTTTTAATGCTCCCGTACGTGTCGCTGTCGGCTTGAAACTTGGAAAGGCGATAGTTTCGGATTTTCTGCGGACTGCGCAGGGTTTCAAAGTGCTTCGCTTCGCCATCCAGAACCTCGGTGATCATTGAGCCATAAATGGCACTTTTGTGAGGCCCATACAAGTACAGCGTCACGCCGGCAGGGACCTCGATCCATCCGCCTAACCCGGGTATATTTCGCGCCAGGCCGGTTTGCCTGCCAAATTCTGGACGTGGCATATAGCGACCATGCGATACAATCATCAGATTTTCGACGGACCTCCCGGAGTCATCCTGAAACAGATAAATCTCGCGACCCAAAGGTCTGATTATCGCCATGGTGCAAACTCCCTGTTATTACGAATCAAGAGGCCACCGAATGACATACCGGTGGCGATGCCGTACGCCACGCAATAATATTTGATCGCTATTGTCCGCGAATTAGGATTATTCCTAGTTTGAGCGACTGCGCTGTTGTGTAACTCACGGGGCGCAATGCTCGTACGGGTATCCGCCCGGGCGCCCGGAGTGCTCAGTGCAAGCCGCAATGGCCTCTCGCGGGGCAAGCCCGCTCCCACCGGATTGCGCGGGGTAGGAGCGGGCTTGCCCCGCGATGGTTTTACCTAGCCCATCGTTGCCGCCACATCACCCCCAGCTTCCTGCGCCGTTTGGCGCACCAGACGATGCATCCGGCTGGCCACCACAAAGCCGATCACCGCCAGCACCATCATGCTGATGAAGACGTAGTTGTAGCCCTGTTGCCCGGGAAACCGGTCAAGGATGGCGCCGTAACCCACATAGGCGAACATCCCCGGCGCATAGCCGATCAGGCAGCCGATACCAAAGGCTGAGCCGGTGATGTGCGGGGCGATGCCCACTTCGCCCATGGGCGCCCAGAACACGCCACGCATGGAGAATACGATGAAGGCAAACGACAGGGTGGCCGCCATGCCGGCATAGATGAAGCCCGGGCTCTTGGGCACCAGGAGGATGATCGCCATCATTGGCAGCAACGCCAGGAACGCCCATTTCAGATAACGGCTGGGGCTTTTGAATTGCTTGTCTGCCAGGAAACCGCCTGCCGGGCCCCCGAGGATCTTGAGCATGTACTGGTTGATGATGCCGTAGGCCCCCACCAGCGCGACCGGCAGCCCGTAGACTTCCTTGAGGTACGGAATGAAGTAGGTCAGCCCGCAGTACACGATGTAGACCATGAACACGTTGAAGCTCACCAGCCAGATGGCCGGCACCTTGACTGCCTGCATCAGGTTGGTCAGCGGGTTTTTCCGGGGGTTGGCCTGGGCAGGCCGGGCGCCCTTGAGCAAGAACCAGGTCAGTACCCCGGCAGCAATGTCGATGACCGAGTAAAAGACGATGGCCGCCTTGAGTCCCGCTTCGGCAGCACCCATGGCAATGAACACACCCAGGGCCGAGAATGCCACCAGGGTGTCGACCACCCCGCGCCCGCCTTCAAGCAGCCCGAACAGGCGGCCTTGTTCCTTGTCGTCGCCCAGGCCGCGGATAGCCTTGAGCAGCGCCGGCCAGTAGATGCAGTCGGCGCATACCGCCAGCAGGCAAAACACGATCATCAGGCTGTTGAAGGGCGGGAAGGTGGCCAGGTAAAGGCCCAGCGCGCCGGTGCCGAGCAGGCCCAGGGGGATCAGTCTGCGGGTGTCGAAGCGGTCGGCCAGCACACCGCCGACCACGAACAGTCCGGTGGCGATGATGGCGTTGGCGCTGAGCAGCAGGCCGATTTCAGTGTGCGACAGCCCCATGAATTCCTGCATGGGTACATAGAACGCGTCCTTGAGGTTAGCGAGCTTGTAGATGGTGCCGCCGCCGAGGATCAGTATCAGGAATTTGAACCATTTAGCCTTGTCTTGAGTGCTCATTGTTGTTCTCCAGGCGTGATGGGGAAGGCGCTCAGGCCTTGTCGGGGGTGGCCAGGGCCAGTTCGGCGAGGGTGCGCAATTCGGCCAGCAGGCCTTTCACGTAGCACACCTGGTTGTTGGCCCAGCGCTGTTCGCCGGCCAGCATCTGCTCGAGGGTGAAGCCTTCGGGCAAGGGCGTGTCGCTCATCTCCCGGTAGGCAATGAATGGGTCGGCAGGCTCCTGCAGTTGGCGAAACGCCGGGGCGATGTAGTGGTTTTCCTGTTCGAGGATGAAAGCGATCACTTGCGGCTCGCGTTCCCCGAGCATCAGCAGCTCGAACAGCATGCGTGGGCTGGGCAGGTCATCTTCGTCGCTGCCCTGGAGCACGCCGTAGTGGCCAAAGCCCTGGGCCTCGGCAACCACGCGAACACCCTTGAGGTGGCTCTGGCGAATGTGCGGGGCCAGGTGCGCCAGGGCCTGGAGAGGTTGCTCGCAGGCGTTGATCATGTTGCCGAAGTCGAACAGGGCATGCAGGCGCGGGTGGTTGGCCTGGCGCAGTAGCTGGGCGATTTCGTCGCTCTTGAGTTCTTCGTGTTGCTCGAAGTCGAAGTACAGGTCGTGGGCATCGGCCTGGTGGGCGAGGTACTGAAGGTCAGTGGCGATCCTGTCCATCACCTGCGACAGCTGGCCTTCGTAGCGTGAGTAAACGCGGATGTTGCGGGTACCGATGGCCTTGGCCACGGCGATCGCGGCGTCGACGTCAGCCTTGAGGGTGCTGCTGATCTCAAGGTGAACATCCAGTTGCAACGCCTGGGCCTTTGCAGCAAAGGCGTCCAGCTGCACGGCGTTCATTTGCGACAGGCTGTTGTGCTCGCCATCGAGCATATGCAGGCTCAGCCCCGCCAGTTCGTGACGATAGGCAAAGTCGAGGAGGTCAAAGGGCGTCAGGCGGCCATGGGTGAGGTTGGTCAACAAGGGGTAGGCATGGGCGTACAGGCGCGCCTGATCGAGGCGTTCGAGCAGGCGTGCGGCCAGTTCGCGGGTCAGAAGCACCGGCGCTGCGGCGCCTTTGGTCTTGTTATCGAGCAACCGGGTGAAGCGTTCTTGGATAGCATTCATTCGAGTCGTTCCTGGTGCGGGCACCGGTTCTACCGGCGCGTTCTTTATCGCGCCGGCGAGGATCGCTCGATAGATCCATTACGAATCGAATGTTAAGGCCACTGTGAAACGGGCTACGGGTTCAGATGGCCGAGGGCACGCAGTGCCTGAGCCAGGGCCTGGACTTTCGCCGGGGCCTCGCCCTGCGGGGTACCGGCAAAGCCGATCAGCAGGGCTGGCGGCAGGTAACGTTGCAGGCAGTAATCGCTCAGGGCATAGGTGTGCACGCCCTGTTCAGCCAGTTGCCGGGCGACCTGTTGATCGTCCAGGTGGGGCGGTAGCCAGGCGATCAAGTGCATGCCGGCGTCCACGGGGGTTATGTTGAAGAAACCGCCCAGCACGCGTTCGAGCGTGTCCACCAGGCACTGCTGGCGCGCCTGGTACAGCACGCGCATTCGCCGAATGTGGCCGATGAAGTGGCCTTCGCGCATGAAGTCGGCCGTCACCGCCTGCAGCAGGGTCGGCGGGCTGCGGTCCATGACCGCGCGGATGGTGCAGAAGGGCTCGACCAGGGGCTTGGGCAGAATCACATAGCCCAGGCGCAGGGACGGGAACAGCACCTTGCTGAACGTGCCGACATAAATCACCCGGTCGCTCTGGTCCATGGCATACAGCGCCGGCAATTGGCGACCGCTGTAGCGCAGTTCGCTGTCGCAGTCGTCCTCGATGATCCAGCGCTCATGGCGGGCCGCCCAATCGATCAACTCCAGGCGCCGGCCGTGGCTCAGGGTCACGCCCAGTGGGTGCTGGCGCGATGGGGTGGTGAAGGCAAGGCGGGCATCGGCGCAGTCGGCGATGCCTTGCTGCACGTCGATGCCCTGATCGTCGATCCGTACCGGTATCACCCGGCAGCCATGTGCCTGAAAAGCAATGCGCGCAGCGATATGCCCGGGGTCTTCCATCCACACCGCATTGTCCGGGTCGAGTAGCAGCATCGCCAGCAGATTGAAGGCCTGCTGAGCGCCGGAGACGATCACCACCTGCTCGGCACTGCAGTCGATGCCACGGGCATCGAACACGTATTCGGCGATGGCCTGGCGCAACTCCGGCAGCCCCTGCAGTTCGCCATAGCCCAGCAGCGCTTTGCTCGGCTTTTGCGCGTGGCGGCTGAGCAGGCGCTTCCACACCGCCTGGGGAAAGGCCTCAAAGGCCCCGTGGCTGGGCAGGAACGAGGTGGGGGTGCCGGTGCCACAGTGGGCATAGGACACCCCGCGAAAGTGATCGCTGCGCAGCGACAGCATCGACTGGCTCAACGCCGACAGCTTGGGTGGCGCCGGCGGCTGCGGTTCGGCGCCGCCGGCACGCTCCCATTCATCGCCCACATAGGTACCGGCACCGGTGCGCGACACCAGGAAGCCCTCGGCAATCAGTTGGTCGAAGGCATTGAGCAGGGTGATGCGCGAAAGGTTCAGTTCCTGGCTCAAGGTGCGCGTGGACGGTAGGCGGATACCCCCTTGCAGGCGCCCGGTGAGGATCTGCTTGCGGATCTGCAGGTACAGCTGGCGATAAAGCGGGGTGGTACTGTCGCGATCGAGCTCAATACCTGAAAGCAGTAAACCGGCGGGGGACTTCATGCGGGGCTCGATAGCAAGGTGAAGAGGGCCTGGTCATCGTACGAGAAAGCCTTGCGGGCGGCCACTGGCGGCGGGGTTGTCATCAAATGAAAACAGTGTGTCGTCCGATGCGAAGCACCCTGCAAGCGTAGGGCTTAGAGTCCAATCAACCTGAACTGACGCACTGCGTCCAGATCGATGATTGGAGTGACATGCATGGCCAAAGTCGTACGCTTTTATGAAACCGGTGGTCCCGAGGTGCTGCGCTATGAGGACGCCGAGGTCGGCGAACCCGGCCCGGGCCAGGTGCGGCTGCGCCAGGTGGCGGTGGGCCTGAACTACGCCGACACCTACTTTCGCAATGGCACCTACCCGATTCCGATGCCCAACGGCATGGGTGTCGAAGCCTCGGGTGTGGTGCAGGCCGTGGGCGAGGGCGTGACCCAGGTGGCGGTCGGTGATCGCGTGACCTACACCGGTTTTCTCAACACCCTGGGTGCCTATTGCACCGAGCGCCTGATCCCTGCCGCCGCGCTGATCAAGCTGCCCGAAACCATCGCCTTCGAGACCGCCGCGGCCATGACCATGCGCGGCCTGACCTCGGCCTACCTGATGCGCCGCCTGTACGACTTCAAGCCCGGCGACACGGTGCTGCTGCACGCCGCCGCCGGCGGTGTCGGCCTGATCGTTTCGCAGTGGGCCAAGCTGCTGGGCGTGAATGTGATCGGTACCGTCTCCACCGAAGCCAAGGCCGAAGTGGCCAAGGCCCACGGTTGCACCCACACCATCAACTACAGCCATGAAGACGTGGCCAGCCGCGTGCGCGAGCTGACGGACGGGGTGGGCGTCAACGTGGTGTTCGACAGCGTCGGCAAAAGCACGTTCATGGCCTCGCTCGACTCGCTCAAGCGCCGCGGCCTGATGGTCTGCGTGGGCACTGCATCGGGCACCATCCCGCCGTTCGACCCACAGATCCTGGCGATGAAGGGCTCCCTGCACCTGACCCGCCCGGCCCTGGCCGACTACATCGCCGACCCTGCCGAGAAGGCCGACCTTGCCGGCGAGCTGTTCGATCACGTCAGCAGCGGCCGGATCAAGATCGAGATCAACCAGCACTACGCCCTCCAGGACGCCGTCCAGGCGCACCGTGATCTGGAAGCGCGCAAAACCACCGGCTCCTCGATCTTCGTCATTTGAAGAGGGCAACACATGCACATCGAACAACTGACTTGCGCCATCGGTGCTGAAGTGACCGGTGTAAACCTGGCTGATGCGGTCCACGACGATGGCCTGTTCGGCCAGTTGCGTGAACAACTGCTCAAGCACCGCGTGCTGTTCTTGCGCGACCAGCACATCAGCCGTGCCGAGCATGTGGCCTTCGCCCGGCGCTTTGGCGAGCTGGAGGACCACCCGGTGGCCGGCAGCGATCCGGAGCACCCGGGCCTGGTGCAGATCTACAAGCGTCCCGACCAGCCAGCCGACCGCTACGAGAACGCCTGGCACACCGACGCCACCTGGCGCGATGCACCGCCCATGGGCTGCGTATTGCGCTGCGTGGAATGCCCGCCGGTGGGCGGTGACACCATGTGGGCGAACATGGTCCTGGCCTACCAGAACCTGCCCGACGAGGTAAAACAGAAGATCGAAGGCCTGCGCGCCCGCCACAGCATCGAGGCCAGCTTCGGCGCCGCGATGCCGATGGAAAAGCGCCTGGCGCTCAAGGCCCAGTTCCCCGATGCCGAGCACCCGGTGGTACGCACCCACCCTGAAACCGGTGAACAGGTGCTGTTCGTCAACGCCTTCACCACCCATTTCAGCAACTACCACACCCCGCAGCGGGTGCGCTTCGGCCAGGACGCCAACCCCGGTGCCTCGGACCTGTTGCGCTACCTGATCAGCCAGGCCTACCTGCCCGAGTACCAGGTGCGCTGGCGCTGGAAGCCCAACAGCATCGCCATCTGGGACAACCGCAGCACCCAGCATTACGCGGTCATGGACTACCCGCCATGCCACCGCAAGATGGAACGCGCCGGGATCAAGGGCGACCGCACTTTCTAAGCATTACCGATCCGCCCCACGGCGGACAGAAGACAATAACAAGACTGAGGATGACAGCATGCAATTCTTCGATGATTCGTTGCACCCGGAAAACATGGAAAAGGTGGTGATCACCGTCGCGCCGTATGGCCCGGAATGGATGCCTGAGGACTTTCCCGAAGACATTCCGCTGACCATGGATGAGCAGGTACAAAAAGCGGTCGACTGCTACGAGGCCGGTGCCACCGTACTCCACCTGCACGTACGCGAGCTCGACGGCAAGGGCTCCAAGCGCCTGTCCAAATTCAACGAACTGATTGCCGGTGTGCGTGAAGCGGTACCTGAGATGATCATCCAGGTGGGTGGTTCGATCT
It encodes:
- a CDS encoding molecular chaperone — encoded protein: MKKFIVFVLFNLSAATAFAGPNINVGTIYDYLDGDKSTYLKRVYNGGDSTAFVRVSIHEMVFDADGKSRELPMVEKGAAANPEGLIASPARLIVPSQGMQGTRLLYMGKRDKERYYRVRFVPVVPEKEDQFAMTDEERKDYKQSMSAGVNVLTAYGIIFFVRPQDSRFDTKIENTTAKYKVTNAGNSTIVLDEFKSCVVGKPGECYPTTKHHVLPGKTFSVDKEAGREYTFDLIEGGAPKRMKVAKG
- a CDS encoding putative adhesin; amino-acid sequence: MARKRPVGRELYLFQDDAGKSVDNLVISSHGEYMPRPEFGRHTGLARNIPGLGGWIEVPAGVTLYLYGPHKSALSVPGMATVMSSKLNHLETLRSPQKIRNYRLSKFQDGYSSETYGSIEEDIDQNRRCVDIRERAVSMRDQTTLAMIAENFPVPFPRFDILTIRNRAWMYSITLHDVLKALRQEGYRYSNIHCVFCRSPIVGPKPLFKPNVI
- a CDS encoding putative adhesin yields the protein MAIIRPLGREIYLFQDDSGRSVENLMIVSHGRYMPRPEFGRQTGLARNIPGLGGWIEVPAGVTLYLYGPHKSAIYGSMITEVLDGEAKHFETLRSPQKIRNYRLSKFQADSDTYGSIKKEIDLNRRSAGGRGQAMSYGGNTILQMIAANFPGTIPRFDILTIRNRAWMYTVSLQDVFKALERWGFRYSNIHCVFCRSRIIGTEPVYTPEHW
- a CDS encoding MFS transporter, which encodes MSTQDKAKWFKFLILILGGGTIYKLANLKDAFYVPMQEFMGLSHTEIGLLLSANAIIATGLFVVGGVLADRFDTRRLIPLGLLGTGALGLYLATFPPFNSLMIVFCLLAVCADCIYWPALLKAIRGLGDDKEQGRLFGLLEGGRGVVDTLVAFSALGVFIAMGAAEAGLKAAIVFYSVIDIAAGVLTWFLLKGARPAQANPRKNPLTNLMQAVKVPAIWLVSFNVFMVYIVYCGLTYFIPYLKEVYGLPVALVGAYGIINQYMLKILGGPAGGFLADKQFKSPSRYLKWAFLALLPMMAIILLVPKSPGFIYAGMAATLSFAFIVFSMRGVFWAPMGEVGIAPHITGSAFGIGCLIGYAPGMFAYVGYGAILDRFPGQQGYNYVFISMMVLAVIGFVVASRMHRLVRQTAQEAGGDVAATMG
- a CDS encoding sugar phosphate isomerase/epimerase family protein, with the protein product MNAIQERFTRLLDNKTKGAAAPVLLTRELAARLLERLDQARLYAHAYPLLTNLTHGRLTPFDLLDFAYRHELAGLSLHMLDGEHNSLSQMNAVQLDAFAAKAQALQLDVHLEISSTLKADVDAAIAVAKAIGTRNIRVYSRYEGQLSQVMDRIATDLQYLAHQADAHDLYFDFEQHEELKSDEIAQLLRQANHPRLHALFDFGNMINACEQPLQALAHLAPHIRQSHLKGVRVVAEAQGFGHYGVLQGSDEDDLPSPRMLFELLMLGEREPQVIAFILEQENHYIAPAFRQLQEPADPFIAYREMSDTPLPEGFTLEQMLAGEQRWANNQVCYVKGLLAELRTLAELALATPDKA
- the pdxR gene encoding MocR-like pyridoxine biosynthesis transcription factor PdxR yields the protein MKSPAGLLLSGIELDRDSTTPLYRQLYLQIRKQILTGRLQGGIRLPSTRTLSQELNLSRITLLNAFDQLIAEGFLVSRTGAGTYVGDEWERAGGAEPQPPAPPKLSALSQSMLSLRSDHFRGVSYAHCGTGTPTSFLPSHGAFEAFPQAVWKRLLSRHAQKPSKALLGYGELQGLPELRQAIAEYVFDARGIDCSAEQVVIVSGAQQAFNLLAMLLLDPDNAVWMEDPGHIAARIAFQAHGCRVIPVRIDDQGIDVQQGIADCADARLAFTTPSRQHPLGVTLSHGRRLELIDWAARHERWIIEDDCDSELRYSGRQLPALYAMDQSDRVIYVGTFSKVLFPSLRLGYVILPKPLVEPFCTIRAVMDRSPPTLLQAVTADFMREGHFIGHIRRMRVLYQARQQCLVDTLERVLGGFFNITPVDAGMHLIAWLPPHLDDQQVARQLAEQGVHTYALSDYCLQRYLPPALLIGFAGTPQGEAPAKVQALAQALRALGHLNP
- a CDS encoding quinone oxidoreductase family protein — encoded protein: MAKVVRFYETGGPEVLRYEDAEVGEPGPGQVRLRQVAVGLNYADTYFRNGTYPIPMPNGMGVEASGVVQAVGEGVTQVAVGDRVTYTGFLNTLGAYCTERLIPAAALIKLPETIAFETAAAMTMRGLTSAYLMRRLYDFKPGDTVLLHAAAGGVGLIVSQWAKLLGVNVIGTVSTEAKAEVAKAHGCTHTINYSHEDVASRVRELTDGVGVNVVFDSVGKSTFMASLDSLKRRGLMVCVGTASGTIPPFDPQILAMKGSLHLTRPALADYIADPAEKADLAGELFDHVSSGRIKIEINQHYALQDAVQAHRDLEARKTTGSSIFVI
- a CDS encoding TauD/TfdA dioxygenase family protein; protein product: MHIEQLTCAIGAEVTGVNLADAVHDDGLFGQLREQLLKHRVLFLRDQHISRAEHVAFARRFGELEDHPVAGSDPEHPGLVQIYKRPDQPADRYENAWHTDATWRDAPPMGCVLRCVECPPVGGDTMWANMVLAYQNLPDEVKQKIEGLRARHSIEASFGAAMPMEKRLALKAQFPDAEHPVVRTHPETGEQVLFVNAFTTHFSNYHTPQRVRFGQDANPGASDLLRYLISQAYLPEYQVRWRWKPNSIAIWDNRSTQHYAVMDYPPCHRKMERAGIKGDRTF